One part of the Lemur catta isolate mLemCat1 chromosome 13, mLemCat1.pri, whole genome shotgun sequence genome encodes these proteins:
- the UPF3A gene encoding regulator of nonsense transcripts 3A isoform X3 has protein sequence MRSQEGVGGPGTAVAARGPSGREKLPALEGQLRHESPRQEPETPPASSSGKHREEKTTALSKVVVRRLPPGLTQEQLEEQLRPLPAHDYFEFFAADLSLHPHLYSRAYINFRNPDDILPFRDRFDGYIFIDSKGLEYPAVVEFAPFQKVARKKLKRRDAKTGSIEDDPEYKKFLETYCVEEEKASANPETLLGEIEAKTRELVARRTTPLLEYIKNRKLEKQRIREEKREERRRRELEKKRLREEEKRKRREEERCKRKEADKQKTTEKEIRIKLLKKPEKGEEPTTGKPSERGEDVDCGAGSRKACAVVAK, from the exons ATGCGGTCTCAGGAGGGGGTTGGAGGCCCGGGGACGGCTGTTGCTGCTCGGGGCCCGAGCGGGAGGGAAAAGCTGCCGGCTCTAGAGGGCCAGCTCCGCCATGAGTCGCCGCGGCAAGAGCCTGAGACCCCACCAGCCTCATCTTCGGGCAAACATCGCGAGGAGAAGACGACGGCCCTGAGCAAG GTGGTCGTCCGGCGACTGCCCCCCGGCCTCACCCAGGAGCAGCTGGAGGAGCAGCTGCGCCCGCTGCCCGCGCACGACTACTTCGAGTTCTTCGCGGCCGACCTCAG tcttcatcctcatctctACTCAAGAGCATACATTAATTTTAGAAACCCTGATGACATCCTTCCTTTTAGAGATCGTTTTGATGGATATATCTTCATTGACAGTAAAG GCCTAGAGTATCCTGCAGTGGTGGAGTTCGCCCCGTTCCAGAAAGTAGCCAGGAAGAAGCTGAAGAGAAGAGATGCCAAGACCGGAAGCATCGAAGATG atcCAGAGTATAAGAAGTTCTTGGAAACTTACTGTGTGGAGGAAGAGAAGGCCAGTGCCAACCCTGAAACGCTGCTGGGAGAGATAGAGGCAAAGACACGAGAACTTGTTG CTAGAAGAACCACACCTCTtttggaatatattaaaaacagaaaattagaaaagcag AGAATTCGAGAAGAGAAGCGAGAAGAGCGGAGGAGGAGGGAGTTAGAGAAGAAACGCTTgcgggaagaagaaaaaagaaaaagaagagaagaagaaagatgtAAAAGGAAAGAGGCAGATAAACAGAAGACTactgagaaagaaataaggatTAAG CTTCTTAAGAAACCGGAAAAGGGAGAGGAGCCAACCACAGGGAAACCCAGCGAAAGAGGAGAGGACGTTGACTGTGGAGCGGGAAGCCGGAAAGCGTGTGCAGTG GTCGCAAAATGA
- the UPF3A gene encoding regulator of nonsense transcripts 3A isoform X2, with translation MRSQEGVGGPGTAVAARGPSGREKLPALEGQLRHESPRQEPETPPASSSGKHREEKTTALSKVVVRRLPPGLTQEQLEEQLRPLPAHDYFEFFAADLSLHPHLYSRAYINFRNPDDILPFRDRFDGYIFIDSKGLEYPAVVEFAPFQKVARKKLKRRDAKTGSIEDDPEYKKFLETYCVEEEKASANPETLLGEIEAKTRELVARRTTPLLEYIKNRKLEKQRIREEKREERRRRELEKKRLREEEKRKRREEERCKRKEADKQKTTEKEIRIKLLKKPEKGEEPTTGKPSERGEDVDCGAGSRKACAVVRARPLQSWLEELGAKSQNDGDREHRDTERRSREKEPEAQRCHADARKHRAHCEPGRLPRRTDAELRSGRGSAPDGGKKGGQDGGPGEAEARTGRGQRCEDSPAPRKEPRGNKDRLALQLHQPGAGPRAPGQGRAGQTGTEDPAGAGPARGEEAE, from the exons ATGCGGTCTCAGGAGGGGGTTGGAGGCCCGGGGACGGCTGTTGCTGCTCGGGGCCCGAGCGGGAGGGAAAAGCTGCCGGCTCTAGAGGGCCAGCTCCGCCATGAGTCGCCGCGGCAAGAGCCTGAGACCCCACCAGCCTCATCTTCGGGCAAACATCGCGAGGAGAAGACGACGGCCCTGAGCAAG GTGGTCGTCCGGCGACTGCCCCCCGGCCTCACCCAGGAGCAGCTGGAGGAGCAGCTGCGCCCGCTGCCCGCGCACGACTACTTCGAGTTCTTCGCGGCCGACCTCAG tcttcatcctcatctctACTCAAGAGCATACATTAATTTTAGAAACCCTGATGACATCCTTCCTTTTAGAGATCGTTTTGATGGATATATCTTCATTGACAGTAAAG GCCTAGAGTATCCTGCAGTGGTGGAGTTCGCCCCGTTCCAGAAAGTAGCCAGGAAGAAGCTGAAGAGAAGAGATGCCAAGACCGGAAGCATCGAAGATG atcCAGAGTATAAGAAGTTCTTGGAAACTTACTGTGTGGAGGAAGAGAAGGCCAGTGCCAACCCTGAAACGCTGCTGGGAGAGATAGAGGCAAAGACACGAGAACTTGTTG CTAGAAGAACCACACCTCTtttggaatatattaaaaacagaaaattagaaaagcag AGAATTCGAGAAGAGAAGCGAGAAGAGCGGAGGAGGAGGGAGTTAGAGAAGAAACGCTTgcgggaagaagaaaaaagaaaaagaagagaagaagaaagatgtAAAAGGAAAGAGGCAGATAAACAGAAGACTactgagaaagaaataaggatTAAG CTTCTTAAGAAACCGGAAAAGGGAGAGGAGCCAACCACAGGGAAACCCAGCGAAAGAGGAGAGGACGTTGACTGTGGAGCGGGAAGCCGGAAAGCGTGTGCAGTGGTGAGAGCCAGGCCCCTGCAGAGCTGGCTGGAGGAGCTCGGGGCGAA GTCGCAAAATGACGGTGACAGAGAGCACAGGGACACGGAGAGACGATCTCGGGAAAAAGAACCTGAAGCGCAGAGGTGCCACGCGGATGCCAGAAAGCACAGAGCGCACTGCGAGCCAGGCAGGCTTCCCAGGAGGACCGATGCTGAGCTGAGATCGGGGAGAGGGTCTGCCCCGGACGGAGGGAAGAAGGGCGGCCAGGACGGCGGCCCCGGGGAGGCCGAAGCGCGGACGGGAAGAGGGCAGAGGTGTGAGGACAGCCCGGCACCCCGCAAGGAGCCGCGGGGAAATAAG
- the UPF3A gene encoding regulator of nonsense transcripts 3A isoform X1 — translation MRSQEGVGGPGTAVAARGPSGREKLPALEGQLRHESPRQEPETPPASSSGKHREEKTTALSKVVVRRLPPGLTQEQLEEQLRPLPAHDYFEFFAADLSLHPHLYSRAYINFRNPDDILPFRDRFDGYIFIDSKGLEYPAVVEFAPFQKVARKKLKRRDAKTGSIEDDPEYKKFLETYCVEEEKASANPETLLGEIEAKTRELVARRTTPLLEYIKNRKLEKQRIREEKREERRRRELEKKRLREEEKRKRREEERCKRKEADKQKTTEKEIRIKLLKKPEKGEEPTTGKPSERGEDVDCGAGSRKACAVVRARPLQSWLEELGAKSQNDGDREHRDTERRSREKEPEAQRCHADARKHRAHCEPGRLPRRTDAELRSGRGSAPDGGKKGGQDGGPGEAEARTGRGQRCEDSPAPRKEPRGNKVFINPEGKSVPVACRGLHLWCEGELLLRGSVFTRAGIPGSQIPK, via the exons ATGCGGTCTCAGGAGGGGGTTGGAGGCCCGGGGACGGCTGTTGCTGCTCGGGGCCCGAGCGGGAGGGAAAAGCTGCCGGCTCTAGAGGGCCAGCTCCGCCATGAGTCGCCGCGGCAAGAGCCTGAGACCCCACCAGCCTCATCTTCGGGCAAACATCGCGAGGAGAAGACGACGGCCCTGAGCAAG GTGGTCGTCCGGCGACTGCCCCCCGGCCTCACCCAGGAGCAGCTGGAGGAGCAGCTGCGCCCGCTGCCCGCGCACGACTACTTCGAGTTCTTCGCGGCCGACCTCAG tcttcatcctcatctctACTCAAGAGCATACATTAATTTTAGAAACCCTGATGACATCCTTCCTTTTAGAGATCGTTTTGATGGATATATCTTCATTGACAGTAAAG GCCTAGAGTATCCTGCAGTGGTGGAGTTCGCCCCGTTCCAGAAAGTAGCCAGGAAGAAGCTGAAGAGAAGAGATGCCAAGACCGGAAGCATCGAAGATG atcCAGAGTATAAGAAGTTCTTGGAAACTTACTGTGTGGAGGAAGAGAAGGCCAGTGCCAACCCTGAAACGCTGCTGGGAGAGATAGAGGCAAAGACACGAGAACTTGTTG CTAGAAGAACCACACCTCTtttggaatatattaaaaacagaaaattagaaaagcag AGAATTCGAGAAGAGAAGCGAGAAGAGCGGAGGAGGAGGGAGTTAGAGAAGAAACGCTTgcgggaagaagaaaaaagaaaaagaagagaagaagaaagatgtAAAAGGAAAGAGGCAGATAAACAGAAGACTactgagaaagaaataaggatTAAG CTTCTTAAGAAACCGGAAAAGGGAGAGGAGCCAACCACAGGGAAACCCAGCGAAAGAGGAGAGGACGTTGACTGTGGAGCGGGAAGCCGGAAAGCGTGTGCAGTGGTGAGAGCCAGGCCCCTGCAGAGCTGGCTGGAGGAGCTCGGGGCGAA GTCGCAAAATGACGGTGACAGAGAGCACAGGGACACGGAGAGACGATCTCGGGAAAAAGAACCTGAAGCGCAGAGGTGCCACGCGGATGCCAGAAAGCACAGAGCGCACTGCGAGCCAGGCAGGCTTCCCAGGAGGACCGATGCTGAGCTGAGATCGGGGAGAGGGTCTGCCCCGGACGGAGGGAAGAAGGGCGGCCAGGACGGCGGCCCCGGGGAGGCCGAAGCGCGGACGGGAAGAGGGCAGAGGTGTGAGGACAGCCCGGCACCCCGCAAGGAGCCGCGGGGAAATAAGGTCTTTATTAACCCGGAAGGAAAATCTGTCCCGGTGGCGTGTCGGGGGTTGCACCTATGGTGTGAGGGGGAGCTACTGCTTCGAGGGTCAGTGTTTACTAGAGCAGGTATTCCTGGAAGTCAGATCCCAAAGTGA